A window of Gemmatimonadota bacterium genomic DNA:
TTTCTGGTGCGGGGGACTGCCCTTCGACCACGTTTACGATTACAGCTACGACGGTATCATGCGGTCCTACGAAGACAGCCTGATCCGTTTCGGGATCCACCGTATCGACCTGCTGCTGATCCACGACCTGGATCCCTTCTACCACAACGAGGCCCAGATCCAGGCTTATCTCCATCAGTTGTTCACCAGCGGCTGGCGCGCGCTGGCGGAACTCAAGGCCTCGGGCGATATCAAGGGCGTAGGCGCCGGCCTGAACAAGACCGGGATGATGCTGCGCTTCCTGGAACTTATGCCGCTGGACTTCTTCATCGTGGCCATGCCGTATACATTGCTTGACCAGGACGCCCTCGACCGGGAACTGCCCCGATGCGAAGAGGACGGTATCGGTATCGTGATCGGCGCCGTCTTCGCGTCCGGCATCCTGGTCACCGGCCCGACGGAGACATCGACCTACGGTTACTATCCCGCGACGCCGGAGATCATGGAGAAGACCCGCCGCATCCAGGCCGCATGCGAACGGCACGGCGTCCCCCTGGCCGCGGCGGCCCTTCAGTTTCCCCTGTTCCACCCGGCCGTCGCGTCCGTCATCCCCGGTGCGGTCAAACCGGAGTACGTGGAGTCGAACATCGCGAATTTCCAGCATGCCATTCCGGTGGACCTGTGGGCTGAGCTCAAATCGGACGGGCTGATGCGCGAAGACGCTCCGACTCCAGGGTAACCGTCCATGGATTTTGAACTCTGGCAGCTGTTCCTGCTCGCCGGCGTGGGCGTTCTTTCCGGGTTTCTGAATGTCATCGCCGGCGGGGGGTCTCTGCTGGCCCTCCCCGTCCTCATTTTCATGGGACTGCCGGGCAACGTGGCCAACGGCACCAACCGCGTGGCCATCGTCGCTCAGAACGCGTCCGCCGTCACCAGCTTCTTTAAAAAGGGATACGCTGAACTGCGGATCATGCTGACCCTGGCGCTCTGCGCCGTACCGGGGGCGGCGATGGGGGCGTACCTGGGGACCCAGGTCAGCGGCGAACTGTTCAACAGGATCCTCGGCGGCCTGATGATTCTGCTGCTGGTCCTGATGAGCAGGAAACAGCGGGACGAGACCGAAACCGAAAAGCCCCAAAGACTCGTCCTGGGACATCTTCTTATGGTCGCGGTGGGTTTCTACGGCGGGTTCATCCAGGCCGGCGTCGGGTTCTTTCTCATGGCCGTGCTCTACCGTGTCGTCGGCCTCGACCTCGTCCGCGTGAATGCCTTCAAGGTTTTCATCATCGGCATTTACACCCTGGTCGCACTGGCCATCTTCGCGGACAAGGGCCAGGTGCTCTGGCTCGTCGGGGCCAGCCTGGCCGTGGGCACCACGGTCGGCGGATGGCTCGGCGCGCATTTCACCGTCAAGCGGGGCGAACGACTGATCCGCGTCGTCCTGAACGTGGTATTGATCGTCATGGCCGTACGGCTTCTGCTCTGACTCCCATCGCACCGGAGTTCATCGTGATCGACTCCGCAAGCCCATCCCGTCCGAATGTCGTTCTGTGCATCTGTGACCAGTTGCGCGCGTTCGAAGTGGGATGCTACGGTAACGCGGTCGTCCGGACGCCCCACCTGGACCGCCTGGCGTCCGAAGGCGTCCGCTTCGAAACGGCGGTAAGCAACAACCCCGTTTGCATGCCCGCGAGATCATGTCTCATATCGGGCCAGTACAGCCGGACCTGCATGGGCACGCTGGGCAACTACACGGAGCGGCGGGAGGATGGATCGACGACGATGCCCGAATATCCGGCTGGCTGGCGCCCTCACCTGCCCGCGCCGACGCTGCCCGAGATGTTCGGGACCCTGGGATACGATACGGCGCTGATCGGGAAATGGCATATTCATTCCGCTCCCGGATCGCTGGGATTCGACTACAGCCTGTACCCGCGGGTCCACCACCGCCACACCGGACAATCCTTCGTGGAAAACGACGGCGAGGAGTTCCAGGTGAAGGGCTTCAGCGTCCGCTTCGAATCAGATCAGGTCGGCGGCTACTTGAGAGACCGCGAGAAACAGGAGAAGCCCTTTTTCCTCTACTACAGCATCTCTCCACCCCATATGCCCGTCACGGACGCGCCGGAAACATACCTGGAAATGTACGATCCCGATGACATCCCCTTGCGGCCCAATGTCTTCCGGGACGGTCGCCTGCCGTACGACGAGCATTGGTTCAAAGTCTACCTCTGGGACTTTCTCTTCTACGAGCAGAACCTGCCGTTCACGCGTATCCTCCCCGACGGATTCGACCTGCGGCATCTGATCGCCCTCTACTACGGCATGACGACATGGGTTGACGACATGGTCGGCCGGCTCATGCATTTTCTCCGGACTTACCATCTCGCGGAAAACACCATCGTCCTTTTCCTCTCCGACCACGGCGACAACCTGGGCAGCCACCATCTGTTCAACAAGGGGCAACTGGTCGAAGAGTCCATCCGCATACCGCTGATCTTTCACGCTCCTAACCGGTTGAACCCACGGGTCGATGCGACCTCGACGGCCCAGATCATCGACGTCATGCCCACCCTCCTCTCGTTCTGCGGAGGAGCCGTTCCCGCCCACGTCCAGGGGCGGAATCTGTCGACGGCCGTTTCTGGTCACGACGTCCCGGAAGGGGATGACGGCGTATACGTGGAGACTTCACGGGGCCAGGTCGGGCTGCGCACGTCGAGCCACACATACGGGATTCGCGTCGATCCAAAAGACGGCCGGGTCCTGGACGACCGGGATTGCTTCTTCGACCTGCGGACCGATCCCTACCAGTTGTCCAACCTGCGGGAATCCCGTCGCGACACGGGGCTGGCGGCCGGTCTCCGGGACCGGGTGCTCACCTGGCACCACGAAACGCCGTGGATGGACAGCGGGGCGTTCGCGTAACATACATTTCGACAGGAACGTCATATGACCGAGGCGAGCCGGGAAGGAAGCAACCGTCTGATCGCGGTGTTGTTCGGCGTCATGTTCGTGGCCGTCGCCGACAACCAGATGATCTCTCCGCTCCTGCCCGACCTGATTTCCGCCTTCGGCATGGGCGCCGGGCAGGCCGGGTTGCTGGTTTCGGTTTACGCCATCGCCGCGGCCGCCGTTTCCTTCGCACTCGGGCCGCTGTCGGACAGGACGGGACGAAGGAAAATGCTCGTCGCCGCGCTTATGGTCTTCACCGCTGCGACTCTGCTGTGCGGCCTGGCGTGGAACTATGCGTCGCTGGTGGCCTTCCGCGCCGTCACCGGAGCGGCCGCGGGGACCCTTTCGCTCAACATTACCGCGTGTATCGGGGATCACTTTCTTTACAGACGGCGGGGCGCCGCCATGGGATTGGTCATGTCCGGTTACTTCGCGGCCATGATCCTGGGCGTGCCGGCAGGGGCCTTTGTCGCGGAGGCCTGGTCCTGGCGGTGGGCCTTCGGTGCTTTCGCCGGGGCGGGATTGCTGCTATGGGCGCCGGCCATGGCTATCATACCTTCCCGCGTCCTCGCCGTCGGTGGCATTTCCGTAATCGACATGGTAAGGGGCTACGGCCGCTTTCTCGCGCGCACCGGCCCCCTGGCGGTGATCGCGGCGTCCTTTCTCGTGTCGGCTTCCACGGTCGGATTCATCACCTTCGTGGGGACGTGGCTGCGGGACGCCTACGGGCTTTCAACCGACTGGATCGGCCTGGTATTCCTCTTCAGCGGCCTGGGTGCGCTGCTGGGCAGCCCGCTGGCCGGATATCTCTCGGACCGCGTGGGAAAGCGGGGAATCGTGGTGGTTAGCGGACTGGTAATGGCGATTCTGCTGGCCGGAATCCCGTGGATCACCGACCGGCTGCCGGTGGTGTTCGCCGGATTCATCCTCACCGGCATCGCCGGAGCCTTTCGCCACGCACCGTTTCAGGCGCTCGTCACGGCCATGGCAACCGATGAGGAACGCGGCACCCTCATCGCGCTCAAGAACACCGTGGCGGAATTCGGCATCGCCGGCGGTACAGCCCTATGCGGCGTACTGTACGTCGTCTTCGGATACCCCTCCGTCGGAGCGGCCTGCGGCGTCATGGCCGCCGCCGCGTCCTTCGTCATCCTGGTCTGGGTGGGCGAGCTAGGCGGCCCAGGCGAGTCCGGGGAGGCCTGAAGCATCAGGTTTCGTCGTAGGCGGTAAGACGTCTCACCCAGATGTTGCGGAACCGGACGGGATTGCCGTGATCCTGAAGCTGCAGGGGACCCGTCACAGGGTGGGGCGTATCGTAGTTCGCAAGGTCCCGGTGCCCGGTGGGACCGACGGACCGCTGGCGGTGATGCACCACGACGCCGTTGTGGATGACCGTCAAATGCGTGCCCTTGACCAGCCTGTCGCCGTCCCACGAAGGCGATTCGAAGATGATGTCGTAGCTCTGCCATTCGCCCGGTCCCCGGCTGGCATTGACCAGGGGAGGGTACTGGCCGTAAATGGCCGAGGCGGAACCGTCGGCATAGGTTCGGTTGTTGAAGCTGTCCAGCACCTGGACTTCATACAGCCCGAGCAGGAACACGCCGCTGTTGCCCCGGCCCTGGCTGTCTCCCACCACCTCTTCCGGCGTGGCCCATTCGAGATGCAGCTGGCAGTCGCCGAAATGCGCGCGGGTCGAGATATCTCCGGAACCGTTGACCTCCATGTAACCGTTTTCCACCTTCCAGGACGCGGGGCCTCCGTTCCGGCCGACCCACTGGTCGAGATCCGATCCATCGAAAAGCACGGCCGCGTCAGAAGGAGGGCTCCCGGCAGCGCCGCCCGGCGTGACCACGCGGGGCTGGGGCCGATCGCCGTCGTGAACGCGCCAGGTGCCGCCCGGGATTTCGGGTGTGTCGCTGTAACCAACGGAATCCGCCATGGATCGACTCCTATAGGCAAACTTCGTGAATCATGCGTGAGTAAATGTCCACCGCTTCGTAGAGTTGCGGTATTTCCACGTATTCGCCCACCGTATGGGCCTGTTCGATACTGCCGGGCCCCAGGACCACCATCTCCAGCTGCTCCCTGAAATGAGGGGCGTCGGTCCCGTAGGGCACGGTCTCCGGCCGCTTGCCACCAGTGACTTCCGATGCCAGTTGCACGATGGGATTCGCGGGATCGGCGTAGAAGGGGCGGGAAATAGTGCTCGTGACCTCGAAGCCGTAGCTCCTGGCCCGTGTAACCAGTTCATCCACCAGTTCATCGCTGTGATCGTCCGGCATCGTGCGGAAGCAGACGTGACAGGTCGACCGTGCCGCGGAGACATTCTGCTTCGTGTCGTAGTCGGTGATCACCATGTTGAACCCGTTGGAAGGCGGATTGAATTCCGCGTTCAGGAACCGTTCGTCTTCTTTGATCCGTTCCGCCAGTTCGGCCATTTCCGCCAGGAAGGGGGCGATCTTGAAATTGGCGGATTCCCCCAGGCCCGTGCTGGTGTGGGCCGCCCGCCCGTGGGCCGTCACCACGACGTGTGCCGCGCCCTTGTGGGCGTACACCGGCGTCAGGCTGGTCGGCTCGGCCACCACGCCGTAGGTGGGACGAACGGCGCCCATGATGCGGGATTCCGTGGCGACCTGATGTGCTCCGCCGCCGCCCACTTCTTCGTCGGCCGTGGCCACCACCACCAGCGGTTTCTTCAGGCGGTCCGCATCCACGCGCGCTGCGGCGATCATGGTGCATGCCAGCGGTCCCTTCATGTCGCAGCTGCCACGGCCCAGCAACCGGTCGCCTTCGACCACGCCGTGATAGGCGTCCCAGTCCTGCTCCTGCCCCGGGACCGTATCCGTGTGGGACAGGAAGGCCAGGCCGCCTTCGCCTTCTCCCTTGCGTCCGACGAGGCTGACTTTCAGTTCGCCGTTTTCATCCTCGTAGGACAGCCGTTCCACTTCGAGACCGCATGCCTTCATGCGTTCTTCGACCAGGTCGGATATGGCGGCGTTGCTCCACCGGCTGACGGATTTCACATCAACGAATTCCTGTGTCATTTCAACTGGATCCAGCCCCAAGGAGTCCCCCTCTCGAGATAATCGTTTCGGGATCGTGCGCGTTCCGCTCAGTCCGTCAGCCAACTCGATATTTCATCACGCAGTTCCGTGTCCGCCCTCAGGGCGAGGGCTTCGAAGGCGTTATCCAGGTGCCCGGTATGCCGGGCGCCGACGATGACCGACGTGATATCGGGATGTCCCATGGCCCAGGCCATGGCCAGACGCACCATGGGAAGTCCCCTGGAGTCCGCCAGGGCCCGCAGCCGTTCCACGTTCCGGAAATTCCGGTCGTTGAAGTATATGTCCGCGTGGCCGGGTATCACGTCGAATCGCGAACCCGTCGGAAAAGCGTTACGGTCCGGCGTGTATTTCCCCGCCAGGAAGCCCGCGGCAAGCGGACTGTAGGACGTGATGCCCACTTCCTCTCGCCGGCACAGGGGAAACAGATCGTCCTGCGCCCCCGGATCGGCCAGGTTGTAGGGCGGCTGGATAACCTCGAACCGGGCGTATCCCCGCCTTGCGCTGGCGTCCAGGGCTTCCCGAAGCTGCGCGGCGTTGAAGTTGCTGCACCCCACGGTCTTTATGCGGCCGGCTCCTACCGCCTCGTCCAGCACGGCCAGGCTTTCATCGATGGGAACGGATTCGTCGGGGGAATGCAGCTCGTAGATGTCCACACAGTCCACCTGCAGCCGCTCGAGACTGACCTGGAGCGCCCGGGCGATGTTGTCCGGCCTGTTGCCGCTGCTCACTTTGGAGCAGATCACCACGTCGTCCCTGCAACCCCGCGCCTTCAACCACTTTCCGATAATGATCTCGGAAGAACCCATGACGTCCGAGGTCTCGCGCACATCGTCCACCTTCAGCACGTCACGCCGATATGTCCGGGCATTGCCGCCTCCGTACCCCTCCGCGGTGTCGAGCCAGTTGAGCCCCTTTTCTACGGCATAGTCGAGAATGGACAGCGAGGTATCCTCGTCGATCTCACGGCCGAAGGTCACACAGCCCAGGCCAATGAAACTAAGCGACGTGCCGGTGCGGCCAAGCTTTCGGTGTTCCATGCGGATTCTCCCGGTCATACCCCGTTCTTGCGGTGGATATCGACAGTGCAACTCAAAAACGCAAGTCGTTCGGACAGGTCGTTCAGATGTGGTGTGAATGTATATCCGGGTGGATCAGGCAGGCAAGCATTGTTTGGCCGGCTGGAGGATCAGAATCCATCATCGCCGGGCAGGGCCACGGCGCGCGGGTCCATCTGCCGCAAACGTTCGTCCAGCAGCCTCTTGAGCTGGTTCAACTTGAGCCGGTGGGCCGCGAGTTCCTTTTCGTGTTCCATGATCATCTGCTGGATAAGACGAGGATCTTCGCGGGAGAGGGGGGCCTCGGCACCATCTTCGACGAAGAGGGAAGAGTCGGGTGAGTCAAGCGGTTTCGGCTGAGGTGCGAGGACCGTGTGCACGGTATTCTCCGTATCTCCGCGCAGGTATTTGATCTCGATCCGGGAACCGGCGGGAAGCGTGGTCACGAATTCGGCCAGGATGATGGGGTGGTTCATGGGTACGCCGTTTACGGCCAGCAGGATATCGCCCTTGCGAAGGCCGACCTTCATGGCCGGGCTGTCGGGATATACATCGGTAACTTCCATGCCTTCACCGGTACCCAGCATGATATTGCGGTCGCCGCCTACGCTGATGCTGTCCCATATCTTCTCCACGAACACGCCCAGCCAGCTGCGGCGGATTTCACCGTGTTCGATGAGCTGCCGGGCGAAGGTCTTTACGCGGTTTATGGGTATGACCGAGATCATGCCCGCGCCTTCTCCACCCCCCGCACTACCCGATGCGGACGCCTGGCCCCGCGGGGAGTCGGCTACGAGACCCAGCAGACGGCCGTTCGTGGAAAACACGGCACCGCCGGACAAATCGCCGCCGACTACGGCGCTGACCTGCATCATGACATCTTCTTCCCGTACGCCGTTGACGATTCCCGTCGTCATCGACGATGGAAATCCATGGGCATTGTTCATTACCAGCACCCAGGACCCGGGGCTCGCGTCGTCGGAATCACCGAGACGCGCGGAATGGACGGACACGCTGTCCACCCGGATCACGGCGATGTTTGAAAGCATGTCGACACCGACGAGCTCCCCGAGACGGTACCGGCCATCCTGAAAGTTCACCAGGATATCGTGGGCATGGTCCACGACACCGGCCGTCGTGATGACGTAACCGTCTCTGTGGAGGACCACGCCGGTACCAATGGAGCGTTCCCAGTCCGTGAAGGTCTGTCCGTTCAGCGAATGGATGAACTTCCGTTGCACGATCACGCTGGCAACCGTCGGCTCGACGCGTTCCACGAGGCGGACGATCTCTTTTTCAAGGTTATGCAGGTAAGCGGTGGACTGGGCGTAAGTTCTGGGAGCGGAGTTCAGGTGCCAGAGGCAGACGAGCAGTGCGGCGCATATCACGGGACGATAGCGTTCGGTCCCTGTGCGGTTGGGTCGAGATCCAGGCATGTCTGTCTAGAACGAGATTCGAACGCGTCTGATCGGGGCGGCCGGATCGGCTGGACCGCTTGGACCGGACTGACCGCCTGTACCGCGCAGGCTGTTCTCTTCGGTGGTACCGACCTGCAGCAGACGCTCTTCCGATTCGGATTGGGCCAGGCCGCCGTCTGTAACCAGGTCCCCACCGATGGACTCGGTGAACAGGGACGGATCGAGGGGCATACCCGTGCCTGACGAAACGGTTCGGATCCCATGGGTCGTGGGTTCCATGGTTCGAACCGTCATGACGCCCGGGCTGTCACCGGGAATTCGGGATGTGATAAAAGAGAGACTGGTTGCTGCCGGGGAGGGGAGATTCGTTACCTGTTCTGCATTCGGCGCCGGTTTTACCGCCAGGTGCGACGCAAGCCCGCGTTCGAGGGGAAAGGGCGAAATCGGATCCGGTGGGGCGAGTTCGGGTTCAAAAGGCGTCGGAAGGGAAACGGCCATGGAGGCGTTGGGCGGCGAATCGGTCCGGTCCGGAGGAGCGACCAGGCCCGCGAATCCACCGATCACGGTTATGGTGAGGATCAGGCTGGTCGCAAATACCAGTTGAACGGGGCGCTGCCGGCTCAGTTCGCCCAGTTCGGAAAAGGTCTCCGAAACGCGTCGCCACCAGGAAGCGGCGTACAGTTCACGGGCGATTTCTTTCGTCAGCAGGCTACTGAGCTGGGAGTCGAATTCAGGCGGAGGGGTTACAGAGGGAAGACTCTTCACCGCGCGGATGGAGCTTTCCATGTCCTTGATCTTGAGCCGGCATCGGGGACATCCGTTCAGGTGAAATCGCAACGCGTCTTCGTTTGCCCTGGACAACCGGCCATCAAGGTAGTCCGACATCTGCCTCTCGTAACCACTGCAATTCAAAACAACCTTCCTCCCGTCATAGTATCTCTACCTGCCACTGCCGCAGCATTTCCTGTAATCTGAGCCGTCCCCGGTTCACCCTCGACTTGACGGTTCCCGTCGGACAGCGGAGGATCTCGCCGATCTCCTCATAGGACAGTTCTTCGATATCGCGCAAGACGACCACGGACTTGTATTTCTCCGGCAGTTGATCGATCGCGTGCTGAATGGCCCGGCCCAGTTCATTCTGTTCCAGATGATCGCCGGGTCCCGCATTCGTGTCCGGCAGATCTATCCCTTCCCTCGAACTGTTTTCGTGGGGCGGAGCATTGAGGGAGAAAAACTGGCGGCGTTTACGCTTGCGCAACTCGCTCCGGGCCAGGTTGAGCGCGATCGTATAAATCCACGTGGACAGATTGGAGATCGCCTTGTAGTTGTGGCGGTTCCGGTATACTCTGAGAAACGTCTCCTGTACGAGGTCTTCCGCGCATTCCGTATTGTGGACCATGCGGTATACGCAGTTGTACAGCCTGGTGCGGTACCGGCCGACAATCACCTCGAAAGCGCGCACGTCGTCCTGCTGCACACGGTAGAACAGCATTTCATCCGACATGGTCAATTCGTCGAACACACCCGACTCGATATCGGACGCCTGTACCGCGTTTGTAGAGGTGTTTTCAGACATGTTCATGTCTCCCATACCGCTTTATACGCTATAGCGGAGGGATCGGTTTCAGAAAAAGTAACTTTCGTCGGCACGCATCACGGCCGGATTGAACCCGCCTTGCCGGTCCGCATATGCCAATAACGACCCGCAAAGGTCATTGGCGGGTCGCATGCGCCGATTGAAAGTACGGCATGATAATGTACCATCCCGCCATCCTGATGTCAACCGGGCCGTCACGCCCGCATTTCGCTCACATCGTGGATCGTATACTGGTAGCCCTGTTCCGTCAGAAAAAGCTGCCGGTTCACGGCATAGTCCTGATCCAGGGTATTCCGGGTGATGAGCGAATAGAAAATCGCGGCAGAGCCGTCCGCCTTGGGCCGAAGGATCCGGCCCAGGCGCTGGGCCTCCTCCTGGCGGGAACCGAACGTGCCCGATATCTGTATCGCCACGTTGGCGTCGGGCAGATCGATGGCGAAGTTGGCGACCTTGGACACCACCAGACGTTTGAGCTCTCCGCTCCTGAACCTCGAATACAGGTCCAGGCGGGCCCGCAGGGGCGTGCTGCCGGTGATGAGGGGAAACTCGAACAACGCGGCGAGCTGCTTGAGCTGTCTCACGTACAGTCCGATGATCAGGACCTGGTCCGAGGGATGTTGTTCCAGCAGGGCGCGGATGATCTCCGTCTTCCGGCTGTTTTCAGAGGCGATCCTGAACTTCTCCCGGCGATTGGCCACGGCGTAGGACATGCGCCGGGCTTCGGGCAGGTCTACCCGGATTTCGCGGCAGTACGCCTCCGCGATCCAGCCCTGCCGCTCGAGCAGCTTCCACGGCATGTCGTATCTGCGGGGACCGATGAGGCTGAAGACGTCGTCCTCGCGGCCGTCTTCACGAACCAGCGTCGCCGTGAGCCCGAGTCGCCGTCGCGCCTGTATTTCGGCCGTGTAACGAAAGACAGGAGCCGGGAGCAGATGAACCTCGTCGTAGATGATGAGGCCCCAGCCCTTCTGGTCGAAGAGGCCGAAATGCTCGAATTCGTCCCCCCTGCTCTTCCGGTAGGTCAAAATCTGGTAGGTGGCCAGCGTAACGGGCCGGATCTGCTTCGTTTCACCGGAATACTCGCCGATGTGCTCTTCCGGCAGCGAGGTCTTCTCCAGCAGTTCCTCCCGCCACTGGCGCAGCGCCACCGTGTTGGCCGTCAGCACGAGGGTGTGACACTTCAGGGCCGCCATGGCGCCGAGGGCCACGACGGTCTTCCCCGCACCGCAGGGCAGCACGATGACCCCGTTGCCTCCCTGCGGTTCGCCGTTCATGTGGAACGCGCCGACCGCGTCCAGCTGGTAGTCCCGCATGGTGAAGGATTTCCGGTCGCCGGGAGACGTGCGCAGGTTGATCTCCAGCGGGGCGCCTTCGACGTATCCCGCCAGGTCCTCCACAGGAAATCCGACTTTGATCAGGGCCTGCTTTATGTGACCGCGGAACCGGTCTCCCACCTGCACCCTTCGCTCGTCCAGGGGCTGCGCGAGGAACTGCTTGACCGAGGGGAGTCCGGAAACCTCCGCGATCAGGGCGGCATCGTCGGAAGCGAGGACAAGCCTGCCGTCCTCCTTATGCAGCCGGAGCTGGCCGTACCGGGCGATGAAATCGATGATCTCGCGGCGGATGTTCTGGGGGATCTCGTACTTGCTCAGGCTTTCCAGCGATTCGAGTACGCCGTCCGCATCCATGCCCGCCGACGCGGCGTTCCACAGGGACAGGGGGCTCAGCCGGTACACGTGGATGTGCTCAGGGGACTTTTCCAATTCCGCGAAACGGGCCAGCGCGTCCCGGGCGTCTTCGTAGCGCGGATGGTCCACTTCGACGAGGATGGTCCGGTCGCTCTGAACGATCAGTGGATTCTGCAGGTCTGGCAAGGAAACCCCCGGGGATTATTCAGTATTCACGGTTGAATCCCGTCCGCCGGCACCGCCCTGGATACCGGCGATTCCGGGGTGTCCGGCCGAAAGCCTGCCGCGAACGGCCTCGAATACGTCATCGACGGAAACACGCTCCATACAGTCGAAGTATGGACAGGCGGCCTCGATACACCGATGGCTTCCCGGACACTCCGGCACCTCCGGCATCAGGACGTCATGATCACCGCCGAAGGGGCCCCAGCGCACCGGGCTGCACGGTTTTATGGGGCAGAACAGCGCCACGGTGGGCGTGCCCACGGCCGCGGCGATGTGCAGGGGGCCGGTACTGTTCGTGACGCAGAGCGCGGATGCCCGGAGCAGCGCCGCCAGTTCCTTGATGTCGAGTTCGCCCGCGACCCGGATGACCGGCTCCGGCAGCGAACCGGCGACCCGGCCGACCAGGTCCCGTTCGTCGGCCGATCCCGTAACGATCACGCGAACTCCGCTGTGGGAAAGCCGTTCAGCCAGTTCCGAGAAACAGTGCGCGGGCCAGTTCCTCGCCGACCCGCCGCTGCCGGGATGCAGCAGGACCAGCGGATCGTCCGGCAGCACCCGCCACTGCCGCAGGCGACGCGCCACGGCACGCCGGGCTGCTTCGGGCACGTGGATCTCCGGGACGGCTTCCCCCGCCCGATCGAAGAGTACCCGCACCAGGGACAGGTTGTAATCCACCTCGTGCTTGCGCGCATCCTGCCGGTGTTCGTATACCCTGCGGTTGAATAGAAATCCATACGCCCGGTAGCCTGTCCCTACCCTTACCGGGATACCGGCGAGGCGGCAGGCCAGGGCCAGTCTCGCCGTGGGATGCAGGACCAGGGCCGCGTCGAACCGCCTGGCGCGCAGATCGTCGACCAGACGGAAGAACCCCC
This region includes:
- a CDS encoding zf-HC2 domain-containing protein, coding for MNCSGYERQMSDYLDGRLSRANEDALRFHLNGCPRCRLKIKDMESSIRAVKSLPSVTPPPEFDSQLSSLLTKEIARELYAASWWRRVSETFSELGELSRQRPVQLVFATSLILTITVIGGFAGLVAPPDRTDSPPNASMAVSLPTPFEPELAPPDPISPFPLERGLASHLAVKPAPNAEQVTNLPSPAATSLSFITSRIPGDSPGVMTVRTMEPTTHGIRTVSSGTGMPLDPSLFTESIGGDLVTDGGLAQSESEERLLQVGTTEENSLRGTGGQSGPSGPADPAAPIRRVRISF
- a CDS encoding glycosyltransferase family 9 protein, with translation MRTLVVRTDRIGDVLLSTPVLSVLREQAADCHIAALVSPYAAGAIEGHPALDEIVVDERSGRHRGLRGFFRLVDDLRARRFDAALVLHPTARLALACRLAGIPVRVGTGYRAYGFLFNRRVYEHRQDARKHEVDYNLSLVRVLFDRAGEAVPEIHVPEAARRAVARRLRQWRVLPDDPLVLLHPGSGGSARNWPAHCFSELAERLSHSGVRVIVTGSADERDLVGRVAGSLPEPVIRVAGELDIKELAALLRASALCVTNSTGPLHIAAAVGTPTVALFCPIKPCSPVRWGPFGGDHDVLMPEVPECPGSHRCIEAACPYFDCMERVSVDDVFEAVRGRLSAGHPGIAGIQGGAGGRDSTVNTE
- a CDS encoding DEAD/DEAH box helicase, with the protein product MQNPLIVQSDRTILVEVDHPRYEDARDALARFAELEKSPEHIHVYRLSPLSLWNAASAGMDADGVLESLESLSKYEIPQNIRREIIDFIARYGQLRLHKEDGRLVLASDDAALIAEVSGLPSVKQFLAQPLDERRVQVGDRFRGHIKQALIKVGFPVEDLAGYVEGAPLEINLRTSPGDRKSFTMRDYQLDAVGAFHMNGEPQGGNGVIVLPCGAGKTVVALGAMAALKCHTLVLTANTVALRQWREELLEKTSLPEEHIGEYSGETKQIRPVTLATYQILTYRKSRGDEFEHFGLFDQKGWGLIIYDEVHLLPAPVFRYTAEIQARRRLGLTATLVREDGREDDVFSLIGPRRYDMPWKLLERQGWIAEAYCREIRVDLPEARRMSYAVANRREKFRIASENSRKTEIIRALLEQHPSDQVLIIGLYVRQLKQLAALFEFPLITGSTPLRARLDLYSRFRSGELKRLVVSKVANFAIDLPDANVAIQISGTFGSRQEEAQRLGRILRPKADGSAAIFYSLITRNTLDQDYAVNRQLFLTEQGYQYTIHDVSEMRA
- a CDS encoding sigma-70 family RNA polymerase sigma factor, whose translation is MSENTSTNAVQASDIESGVFDELTMSDEMLFYRVQQDDVRAFEVIVGRYRTRLYNCVYRMVHNTECAEDLVQETFLRVYRNRHNYKAISNLSTWIYTIALNLARSELRKRKRRQFFSLNAPPHENSSREGIDLPDTNAGPGDHLEQNELGRAIQHAIDQLPEKYKSVVVLRDIEELSYEEIGEILRCPTGTVKSRVNRGRLRLQEMLRQWQVEIL